A stretch of the Porifericola rhodea genome encodes the following:
- a CDS encoding POTRA domain-containing protein: MFTLLCKAGQLQAQLILETSAEDQKVIRRNYSPKDKPLDSLAAIQEATQVVSMLQKQGYLTAHFSQLQKLDSTLWKLQFNVGPRFQWALLQVGNLDQAMQEQSGFRERLFLNEPFSYQEIAQMFEEILEAAENKGFPFASIRLNEIRIVEEEVTASLLYQPGPFITFGELHVEGTHKIDPAFLATFLKVEPSGVYSEKKVKQIEAAMASLSYVELVSPPEVRFQNDEAEIYLNLKERKVNQVDGLINFLPNENEGGKVLLTGSVEILLNNLMRKGRRLHFKWQRLQLESQQLNIAYEHTYLFRSPLQAAISFSLLKEDTLYINRNLQFALSYPLPKGSMINLRSELRNSNILSELQPGVKSSFAEIRDFSLLNFSIGLHFNRLNNVVFPTNGWQLITNTGLGRKNSLTEKGGALISWQPFSELSLSQYHKLGGLALIYHRLSGVFVHGEHLYLNDLYRLGGIRTLRGFTDNFYFSAFYGLSNLEFRLLLEEETNTQSYVYAFYDQAYLGHSLSGDYNLSPLGFGLGLSLSTDLGIFNIAYAIGKSDYESIDFSTSKIHFGYISRF, from the coding sequence ATGTTTACCCTACTGTGTAAAGCTGGGCAATTACAAGCGCAATTAATTCTGGAAACTTCAGCTGAAGATCAAAAAGTAATAAGGCGAAATTACTCGCCCAAAGACAAACCTTTAGATAGTCTTGCTGCGATTCAAGAAGCTACACAAGTAGTTTCTATGCTTCAAAAACAAGGCTATTTAACAGCTCATTTTTCTCAGCTACAAAAGCTAGATAGTACTTTATGGAAGTTACAATTCAATGTGGGGCCTAGGTTCCAGTGGGCGCTATTGCAGGTAGGTAATCTGGATCAGGCAATGCAGGAGCAATCGGGTTTTAGAGAAAGGCTGTTTCTTAATGAACCCTTCTCCTATCAGGAAATAGCTCAAATGTTTGAGGAAATACTTGAAGCAGCTGAAAATAAGGGTTTTCCCTTTGCCAGTATACGCCTGAATGAGATAAGAATTGTGGAAGAAGAAGTAACGGCTAGCCTCTTGTATCAGCCCGGACCTTTCATTACTTTCGGGGAGTTGCACGTAGAAGGTACCCATAAAATAGACCCTGCCTTTCTGGCTACTTTTCTCAAAGTTGAGCCCTCAGGAGTGTATAGTGAGAAAAAAGTTAAGCAGATTGAAGCGGCCATGGCAAGTCTTTCTTATGTTGAGCTGGTCTCCCCTCCAGAAGTACGCTTCCAAAATGATGAAGCGGAAATCTACCTTAATCTGAAAGAGAGGAAGGTAAATCAGGTGGATGGTCTAATCAATTTTTTGCCTAATGAAAATGAAGGTGGTAAGGTATTGCTTACTGGCAGCGTAGAGATACTACTCAACAATCTGATGCGAAAAGGAAGGCGCCTTCACTTTAAATGGCAACGTTTACAACTGGAGTCACAGCAACTCAATATTGCATATGAACACACTTATCTTTTTCGCTCCCCGCTACAGGCAGCAATTTCTTTCAGTTTGCTAAAAGAAGATACACTTTACATCAACAGAAACCTGCAATTTGCTTTGTCATATCCTTTGCCTAAGGGCAGTATGATAAACTTAAGAAGTGAGCTTCGTAACAGCAATATTCTAAGCGAACTACAGCCAGGAGTGAAAAGTAGTTTCGCTGAAATTAGAGATTTTAGTCTGCTAAACTTTTCTATTGGTCTACATTTTAACAGACTCAATAATGTAGTTTTTCCTACTAATGGGTGGCAGTTAATAACAAATACAGGTCTTGGCAGAAAAAACAGCCTGACAGAAAAAGGTGGAGCGCTAATTAGCTGGCAACCTTTCTCAGAATTGTCTTTAAGTCAATATCATAAATTAGGAGGTCTGGCTTTAATTTATCATCGCCTTTCTGGAGTTTTTGTACACGGAGAGCACCTTTACTTAAACGATTTGTACCGACTGGGAGGAATTCGCACATTAAGAGGTTTTACGGATAACTTCTACTTTTCCGCTTTTTATGGTTTATCAAATCTGGAGTTTAGATTATTGTTGGAAGAAGAAACGAATACCCAGTCTTATGTGTATGCCTTTTATGATCAGGCTTATTTAGGACATAGCTTAAGTGGCGATTATAATTTGTCTCCTTTAGGTTTTGGGTTAGGACTTAGCCTATCTACTGATCTGGGAATATTCAATATCGCTTATGCCATAGGTAAATCAGACTATGAGAGTATAGATTTTAGTACTTCAAAAATTCATTTTGGTTATATCAGCCGTTTTTAA
- a CDS encoding SUMF1/EgtB/PvdO family nonheme iron enzyme, translated as MSRTLLRSWSAMCSVALIFALQGCGLFGDNGEDYGQLVGVQGREYDGMPTPYGMVQIPAGTFHTGQSDEDPIASQINFNKQITIGAFYMDDTEITNNEYRQFIYEVQEGQGEYEFLVGKGANFVNDELYPDTTVWSRNYTHHMGDPLVQYYWSHPAFDNYPVVGVDWEAAQVFCQWRTAYLNNYRESNGMFVMPNFRLPSEAEWEYAARGGRDMAKYPWGGPYIRNSKGCMLANFKPGRGNYYDDGFAYTAPVAAYFANDYGLYDMSGNVSEWCEDAYNPAATAIVWDLNPTYNDENEPRKVVRGGSWKDVSYFLQTGTRTFSHKDSTTAYTGFRCAMTYIGRSSGNEF; from the coding sequence ATGAGCAGAACTCTTCTAAGAAGCTGGAGTGCGATGTGCTCTGTTGCGTTAATCTTTGCGCTACAGGGTTGCGGACTCTTCGGTGATAACGGTGAGGATTACGGCCAACTGGTAGGAGTACAAGGCAGAGAGTATGATGGTATGCCCACTCCCTATGGTATGGTACAAATACCTGCCGGTACCTTTCACACTGGTCAGTCGGATGAAGATCCAATTGCCTCTCAGATCAACTTCAACAAGCAGATTACAATCGGAGCCTTTTACATGGATGATACTGAAATTACTAATAATGAGTATCGTCAGTTTATCTATGAAGTACAGGAAGGACAGGGCGAATACGAGTTTTTAGTCGGTAAAGGAGCTAATTTCGTTAACGACGAATTATACCCCGACACTACTGTATGGTCAAGAAATTATACCCATCACATGGGAGATCCTCTTGTACAGTACTACTGGTCTCACCCTGCATTTGACAACTATCCTGTTGTAGGGGTAGATTGGGAAGCAGCACAGGTATTTTGCCAGTGGAGAACAGCTTACCTTAATAACTACCGCGAAAGCAATGGAATGTTTGTAATGCCAAACTTCCGTCTCCCTTCTGAAGCAGAATGGGAATATGCAGCAAGAGGAGGTCGTGATATGGCTAAATACCCTTGGGGAGGTCCTTATATAAGAAACTCTAAAGGTTGTATGTTAGCTAACTTTAAGCCGGGTAGAGGAAACTATTATGATGATGGTTTTGCTTATACTGCACCGGTAGCTGCCTACTTTGCTAATGATTACGGACTATACGATATGTCAGGAAATGTATCTGAATGGTGCGAAGACGCCTACAATCCTGCAGCAACTGCAATCGTATGGGATTTGAACCCTACCTATAACGATGAGAATGAGCCTCGTAAAGTTGTAAGAGGAGGTTCTTGGAAGGATGTTTCCTATTTCCTTCAGACTGGAACAAGAACTTTCTCACACAAAGACTCTACTACAGCTTATACAGGCTTCAGATGCGCCATGACTTACATCGGTCGCTCTTCTGGAAATGAATTCTAA
- a CDS encoding DUF4271 domain-containing protein yields the protein MRKSFFVFILFSFHFNLLGAQLPQEEWQSKYEAIKDLNREWITIDDNDRYVPYINKKMTNVPLIGVVLNTKRYSSNDFLICAPANSAVLIEKKISSYFQEEGCLVLDIDSLRASHGKENILISVYQPQKDFESIGLWVVQDKKDMTSLATNLSQIREMSILQDYFTAGILILLVLYAILINQYPRIFRNLYDLSRVFSLKIREDNSRIRLVNEAHVMFLVQHCFLIAFLFIMLVSTTNLIEVSIPYINFEPNSFGGYMLLWAQVALLVLATIWLKYIIVMLFGALFKLRQLRSIYMLDYMRMSLIYSAFLFALLIVVFAGIGYYNDSYFNVIIYLFILLASVRVIVLYFRLFRNASFRNVYLFSYICIAEVIPLLVGLEVLVI from the coding sequence ATGAGAAAATCGTTCTTCGTTTTTATTTTATTTTCCTTCCATTTCAACCTATTAGGTGCTCAACTTCCTCAGGAAGAGTGGCAGTCTAAGTATGAAGCAATTAAAGATTTAAACAGGGAGTGGATTACTATTGATGATAACGATCGTTATGTGCCCTACATTAACAAAAAAATGACGAATGTACCACTTATAGGTGTGGTATTAAATACTAAGCGCTATAGTAGTAATGATTTTCTTATTTGTGCTCCTGCTAATAGTGCTGTACTTATAGAGAAAAAAATCTCCTCCTACTTTCAGGAAGAAGGTTGCCTGGTACTAGATATTGATAGCCTCAGAGCCAGCCACGGAAAAGAAAATATCTTGATTTCTGTATATCAACCACAAAAAGACTTTGAAAGTATAGGGTTGTGGGTAGTACAGGATAAAAAAGATATGACTTCTCTGGCTACCAATCTTTCTCAGATAAGAGAGATGTCTATTCTGCAAGATTATTTTACAGCAGGCATTTTAATACTTTTAGTATTATATGCTATTCTTATCAATCAATACCCCCGTATTTTTAGAAACCTGTATGACTTGTCTAGAGTTTTCTCTCTAAAGATTAGAGAAGATAATAGTAGAATACGCTTAGTTAATGAGGCTCATGTAATGTTCCTGGTGCAACATTGCTTTTTAATAGCTTTTCTGTTTATCATGTTGGTCTCTACTACTAATCTAATAGAAGTTAGCATACCCTATATAAATTTTGAACCCAATTCTTTTGGAGGATATATGCTCTTATGGGCTCAGGTAGCTTTGCTCGTGTTGGCAACTATTTGGCTTAAGTATATTATCGTAATGTTGTTTGGGGCACTCTTCAAGTTAAGGCAATTGCGCTCTATCTATATGCTGGATTACATGCGTATGTCTTTGATTTATAGTGCTTTCCTGTTTGCATTACTAATTGTTGTATTTGCAGGAATCGGCTACTACAATGACAGCTACTTTAATGTGATTATTTATCTATTTATACTCCTGGCAAGTGTGCGGGTTATCGTTCTGTATTTCAGGCTTTTCAGAAATGCTTCATTTAGAAATGTGTATTTATTTTCGTACATTTGCATCGCAGAAGTCATACCCTTATTAGTAGGCCTTGAAGTACTAGTTATTTAG
- a CDS encoding ABC transporter substrate-binding protein, translating into MGPSESVFSYNTQKTPIPLVAIAGNLQKDTSAIISLKSHGIERPASMDGRKFASYDARFENDVVRQIVINDGGEGKLNISNPPMFSMWDSLLTGDVKTTWVLLP; encoded by the coding sequence ATAGGCCCATCAGAAAGTGTATTTAGCTACAATACACAAAAAACACCAATACCTTTAGTTGCTATTGCTGGCAACCTGCAAAAAGATACCAGCGCTATTATTAGTTTAAAAAGCCACGGAATTGAACGCCCCGCTAGCATGGATGGGCGAAAGTTTGCGTCTTATGATGCTCGTTTTGAAAATGATGTTGTAAGACAAATAGTCATAAACGATGGAGGAGAGGGTAAACTGAATATCAGTAACCCACCTATGTTTAGTATGTGGGATAGCCTGCTGACAGGTGATGTAAAAACGACCTGGGTTTTACTGCCTTGA
- a CDS encoding ATP-binding protein codes for MILKIVTTGAESSGKTSLAKALAQAFNEPWVPEYSRDYIDQLSRPYRQEDLIEIARGQVVREGEYARKAKQMYFCDTSIEVIKIWSEYKYQNCDPQILELFQSRKADLYLLCAPDVPWEYDPQRENPNDREELFHIYKSVLKNEKHFEMWGEHEKRLQEAILHIERLIP; via the coding sequence ATGATACTGAAGATCGTAACTACCGGTGCCGAATCTAGCGGAAAAACAAGTCTGGCTAAAGCTCTGGCTCAGGCTTTTAACGAACCCTGGGTGCCTGAATATTCCAGAGATTACATAGATCAACTCTCTCGACCATACCGGCAGGAAGATCTCATTGAAATTGCGAGAGGGCAGGTGGTAAGGGAAGGTGAGTATGCGCGAAAAGCCAAACAGATGTATTTTTGTGATACCAGCATTGAGGTAATTAAGATATGGAGCGAATACAAATACCAAAACTGCGATCCTCAAATATTGGAACTGTTTCAAAGTAGAAAAGCTGACCTATACCTGCTCTGTGCTCCTGATGTTCCCTGGGAATATGACCCACAGCGCGAAAACCCCAACGATCGCGAAGAATTATTCCATATTTATAAGTCAGTACTCAAAAACGAAAAGCATTTTGAGATGTGGGGTGAGCATGAAAAACGTCTGCAGGAAGCAATTCTACATATAGAACGTTTAATTCCTTAA
- a CDS encoding PorP/SprF family type IX secretion system membrane protein, producing the protein MNRTIILVLVCITTIGLTKSLGQQSAQFSQYMFNTLFYNPAYAGVEGVTTITAFHRTQWAGYQPSVDDAGGINTQVISLNAPILRLRSGFGLHIVNDNIGPLTNLEAQASFAYHLGVGDGKLSLGVRVGAFSQTVDYDQYRFVDPNDDLLREQGRISQLRPDLSVGVFYRARQYYVGVGFKHLIDTQFGFVGIDTLNNPLESHIAVTGGFDYEPTYKVRLTPSFLVQSDLNTYSFDIGVLATYDNTMWGGVSFRQQEAMVGMIGYSFFKEKSLKLGYAFDYTIIAQEAKAATSHEIMVTYSLPMTSASDKKIIRTPRFRQ; encoded by the coding sequence ATGAATAGAACAATCATACTTGTACTTGTTTGTATTACGACTATAGGCTTGACAAAAAGTCTTGGGCAGCAGAGTGCGCAGTTCAGCCAGTATATGTTTAATACTCTTTTCTATAATCCCGCCTATGCTGGCGTAGAAGGAGTAACTACCATAACGGCTTTCCACAGGACTCAATGGGCTGGCTATCAGCCTAGCGTTGATGATGCTGGAGGAATCAATACTCAGGTAATAAGTTTAAATGCACCCATACTTCGCCTAAGAAGTGGTTTTGGTCTGCATATTGTTAATGACAACATAGGACCTCTTACAAATTTAGAGGCACAGGCTTCTTTTGCATATCACTTAGGTGTAGGTGATGGAAAATTAAGCTTAGGAGTAAGAGTTGGAGCTTTTTCTCAAACAGTAGATTACGATCAGTATCGCTTCGTAGATCCTAACGATGATTTGCTTAGAGAGCAAGGTCGTATTTCGCAGTTAAGACCAGACTTATCTGTAGGAGTATTTTATCGTGCTCGTCAGTATTATGTAGGCGTAGGCTTCAAACATTTAATAGATACTCAATTTGGGTTTGTAGGGATAGATACCCTCAACAACCCACTTGAAAGTCATATAGCTGTAACAGGAGGGTTTGATTATGAACCCACATATAAAGTACGTCTGACTCCATCTTTTTTGGTGCAGTCAGATTTAAACACCTACTCATTTGACATAGGAGTATTGGCCACATACGATAATACCATGTGGGGGGGGGTATCTTTTCGCCAACAGGAGGCTATGGTAGGTATGATAGGGTATAGTTTTTTTAAAGAAAAATCTTTGAAACTAGGTTATGCTTTTGATTATACCATCATTGCCCAGGAAGCAAAAGCTGCCACTTCTCATGAAATCATGGTTACGTATAGCTTACCTATGACTTCCGCCAGTGATAAAAAGATTATAAGGACACCTAGATTTAGACAATAG
- a CDS encoding TonB-dependent receptor, protein MRMYVLPLLVALLLAGGAWAQVEVSGKITDAETNESLAGANIIVVGSNKGTVSDTEGKYTITLDNTPATLSVSFVGLEEKRISIEQSDGQITYNFALNPSRSLEAVMIKAIRADQKAPVTQKTVDREEIEEIYVGQDALFVLERKTPSILSYSESGTNLTNYGQMRLRGIDQTRINITLNGVPLNDMIDQGVFFSNFTDFGNSIESVQVQRGVGTSTNGTASYAGSINFESVNLRDTIASAEAQLLAGSFNTYRASGEVKTGLLHDKFAFYSRFTRTTSDGYRNHTGTDAYSFFFSAGYFGEKDMVKVTGFTGRTKNDLAYLPVALPDIEADPKTNYVSDNDIDNFGQHLVQLEYTRFLSRNTSLVSSLYYGGAGGSFPAGFPDDNGDFMQIDYPLYNNHYGFMSYVNHSSDNRRWDINGGLHLYTFQRENIETVIPNFSSPYYEDKSRKDEFSLFAKASYELGNLILFGDLQFRAVQLDMTPDENFLGQEASIPLREWTFLNPKVGVTYELNPTLNFYASYGRSGREPTRTDILGSTQINTLNLADAQDPDAVKAEYVNDFEGGVRINNNVLTAQANLFYMQFENEIAPIGEAIPEGFIQLRKNMPSSYRRGIEVDWEYRPASKISVGGDVTYMQSQIDEYAPEDADQVYTDVEPIISPEWIINGSLEYRPTTWLAVALSPRYVSESYLEPTNQESLVLPEYLILDSRATFSLGKHSLSLQFNNMFDKQYYSYGQPVTYNGALVPGYFVQPPRNLYAILRLRF, encoded by the coding sequence ATGCGTATGTATGTATTGCCACTTTTGGTAGCACTATTGCTAGCGGGTGGAGCCTGGGCACAGGTAGAGGTAAGCGGTAAAATTACAGATGCCGAAACTAATGAGTCTCTTGCTGGTGCAAATATCATTGTGGTGGGCAGCAACAAAGGTACTGTGAGTGATACTGAAGGCAAGTATACGATCACGCTAGACAACACGCCTGCCACCCTTAGCGTGAGTTTTGTAGGGTTAGAAGAAAAAAGAATAAGTATAGAGCAGTCCGATGGTCAAATTACTTACAACTTTGCGCTGAACCCATCTCGCTCTTTAGAAGCTGTTATGATCAAGGCAATCCGTGCGGACCAGAAAGCACCAGTTACCCAGAAAACAGTAGACAGAGAAGAGATTGAAGAAATTTATGTAGGGCAGGATGCTCTTTTTGTACTGGAAAGAAAAACTCCTTCCATACTATCTTACTCAGAATCGGGTACCAACCTTACTAATTACGGGCAAATGCGTTTACGGGGCATTGATCAGACCCGAATCAACATCACCCTCAATGGGGTTCCCCTTAATGATATGATAGACCAGGGGGTATTCTTTTCTAATTTTACAGATTTTGGCAACAGCATTGAGTCGGTACAGGTTCAGAGAGGTGTAGGAACAAGTACCAATGGAACAGCCTCCTATGCTGGGTCTATCAACTTTGAGTCTGTAAATTTACGTGATACGATTGCAAGTGCTGAAGCACAATTGTTAGCAGGTTCTTTTAATACCTACCGGGCAAGTGGCGAAGTTAAAACAGGCCTTCTCCATGATAAGTTTGCCTTCTATTCACGCTTTACACGTACTACTTCGGATGGCTATCGTAATCATACAGGTACTGATGCCTATTCTTTCTTCTTCTCTGCTGGCTACTTTGGTGAAAAAGATATGGTGAAAGTCACCGGTTTTACCGGAAGAACTAAAAATGACTTAGCTTATCTGCCGGTGGCCCTGCCAGATATTGAAGCAGACCCTAAAACTAACTATGTATCAGACAACGATATAGACAACTTTGGGCAGCATCTGGTACAACTGGAGTATACACGATTTTTGAGCCGGAACACATCTCTGGTATCATCGCTCTACTATGGAGGGGCCGGAGGTAGTTTCCCTGCCGGATTTCCTGATGATAATGGAGACTTTATGCAGATAGACTATCCTTTGTATAATAACCATTATGGCTTTATGAGCTATGTAAACCATAGCTCTGATAATCGTCGCTGGGATATTAACGGAGGTCTACATTTATATACCTTTCAGAGAGAAAATATAGAGACGGTTATACCAAATTTTAGCTCGCCTTATTACGAGGACAAATCGCGTAAAGATGAGTTCAGCCTGTTTGCAAAAGCTAGCTACGAACTCGGAAATTTAATCCTTTTTGGAGATTTGCAATTTCGAGCAGTACAATTGGACATGACTCCTGATGAAAACTTTTTGGGGCAGGAGGCTAGTATACCCCTTAGAGAATGGACTTTTTTAAACCCGAAAGTAGGGGTTACTTATGAGCTAAATCCTACGCTAAACTTTTATGCCTCATACGGAAGAAGCGGAAGAGAGCCTACTCGTACTGATATTTTAGGTTCTACACAGATCAATACTCTAAACCTGGCAGATGCACAAGACCCAGATGCTGTAAAGGCAGAGTATGTTAACGATTTTGAAGGAGGAGTGCGCATTAATAACAACGTGCTCACGGCGCAGGCAAATCTCTTTTATATGCAGTTTGAAAACGAAATAGCTCCTATTGGTGAAGCTATTCCTGAAGGTTTTATACAATTGCGCAAAAATATGCCTAGCAGCTATCGGAGAGGAATAGAAGTAGATTGGGAGTATCGTCCTGCATCAAAGATATCTGTTGGAGGAGATGTCACTTATATGCAAAGTCAGATAGATGAATATGCACCTGAAGATGCAGATCAGGTATATACGGATGTAGAGCCTATTATCAGTCCTGAGTGGATAATAAATGGAAGCCTAGAGTATCGCCCTACTACCTGGTTGGCAGTGGCTTTGAGCCCTAGATACGTGAGCGAATCTTATCTGGAGCCTACCAATCAGGAGAGTTTAGTATTACCGGAGTATCTCATATTAGATAGCCGCGCTACCTTTTCCTTAGGTAAACACTCACTGAGTTTACAGTTCAATAATATGTTTGACAAGCAGTATTATAGCTACGGACAGCCTGTAACCTATAATGGAGCCTTAGTTCCAGGTTATTTTGTGCAGCCTCCGCGTAACCTCTATGCCATACTCCGTTTACGATTTTAA
- the gldL gene encoding gliding motility protein GldL, whose amino-acid sequence MSKKKGGFSELLYGTIMPKIYGIGAAVVIVGAMFKILHLPGAGIMLGVGLTTEAIIFLFSAFEPKHQEYDWSLVYPELVGDTEAADRRKISNGKSKSNGDSVTKKLDAMLESSKVGPELIDSLGRGMKNLSDSVSKMGSLSNAAVATDEYAKNVKAASSSLSDMNKSYSTAIQAMSSMADASKDTKEYHVQVQSVTKNLASLNAVYEMELQDANSHLKAMNKFYSNLSGAMENVSEASKDAESFKKNFASLNNNISSLNRVYGNMLSAMKA is encoded by the coding sequence ATGAGCAAGAAAAAAGGTGGATTCTCAGAATTACTTTATGGCACTATCATGCCTAAAATCTACGGTATAGGTGCTGCAGTTGTAATTGTAGGAGCAATGTTTAAAATTCTTCACCTGCCAGGAGCTGGTATTATGCTAGGGGTAGGACTTACCACAGAAGCAATTATCTTCTTATTTAGTGCATTTGAGCCTAAGCATCAGGAATATGACTGGTCTTTGGTATACCCTGAACTTGTAGGAGATACTGAAGCCGCAGACAGAAGAAAAATTTCGAATGGTAAAAGCAAAAGCAATGGCGACTCTGTAACTAAGAAGCTGGATGCTATGCTGGAAAGCTCAAAAGTTGGTCCTGAATTAATTGACAGTCTAGGTAGAGGTATGAAAAACTTATCTGACTCTGTATCTAAAATGGGGTCTCTTTCAAATGCGGCAGTAGCTACTGATGAGTACGCTAAAAATGTAAAAGCAGCTTCTTCTTCTCTTTCTGATATGAATAAATCTTACTCTACAGCTATACAGGCTATGTCATCTATGGCTGATGCTAGTAAAGATACTAAGGAGTATCATGTTCAGGTTCAGAGCGTAACTAAGAACCTTGCTTCTTTAAATGCTGTGTATGAAATGGAGCTTCAAGACGCGAACAGTCACCTGAAAGCAATGAACAAATTCTACTCAAACCTTAGCGGGGCGATGGAAAATGTTTCTGAAGCAAGTAAAGATGCTGAAAGCTTCAAGAAGAACTTTGCTTCTTTGAACAACAATATCTCTTCATTGAACAGAGTATACGGTAACATGCTTAGTGCCATGAAGGCCTAA
- a CDS encoding uroporphyrinogen-III synthase, whose amino-acid sequence MSESTIKNPKERLYKVESILVSQPEPQNEKSPYYDLAQKYNIKVDFRPFIEVKPVNVKDFRKQKVDILDHTAIIFTSRNAIDHFFSICAELKIEMPAEMKYFCISEQTANYLQKYIVIRKRKIFTGFRTAQDLIEILKKHKGEKYLFPCSSIRKNDIPDFLEKNAYKFSEAVMYETVAADLSDLADVNYDIIAFFSPSGINSLFVNFPDFKQNKTRIAAFGPTTAKAVEEADLFLDIQAPMPNAPSMTGALEAYIKEANKQ is encoded by the coding sequence ATGAGCGAAAGCACGATCAAAAATCCCAAAGAAAGATTATACAAAGTAGAAAGTATACTCGTTTCTCAACCAGAACCACAAAATGAAAAGTCACCTTATTACGATCTTGCCCAGAAATATAACATTAAGGTGGACTTCAGACCATTTATTGAGGTAAAACCCGTGAATGTTAAGGATTTCAGAAAGCAAAAAGTAGATATTCTCGACCACACGGCTATCATTTTTACGAGCAGAAATGCTATTGACCATTTCTTCAGCATCTGTGCTGAGCTTAAAATTGAGATGCCTGCCGAGATGAAGTATTTCTGTATTTCTGAGCAAACAGCTAATTACCTTCAGAAATATATCGTTATCAGAAAAAGAAAAATCTTTACTGGTTTCCGTACCGCTCAGGATCTGATAGAAATCTTGAAAAAGCACAAAGGCGAGAAGTACCTCTTTCCTTGTTCAAGCATCAGAAAGAACGATATTCCGGATTTTCTTGAGAAAAATGCTTACAAATTCAGCGAAGCAGTAATGTATGAAACCGTAGCAGCCGATCTATCAGACCTTGCTGATGTAAACTATGATATTATCGCATTTTTTAGTCCGTCAGGCATCAATTCACTTTTTGTAAACTTTCCTGACTTCAAACAAAACAAAACCCGTATTGCTGCATTTGGGCCAACAACTGCAAAAGCAGTAGAGGAAGCAGACCTCTTTTTAGATATTCAGGCCCCTATGCCCAATGCGCCATCTATGACTGGTGCACTTGAAGCTTATATCAAAGAGGCAAACAAACAGTAA